DNA from Marinagarivorans cellulosilyticus:
AAAAAATTGTATTATTATTCAATCGTGATATCTATAGTTTGAGGCCTTTCGTCGGTGGGCATTACACTTTAAACAAATTAGTTTTGGATGTCCTGTAAAGATCTGGTGGGCATTACACTTTAAACAAATTAGTTCTGGATGTCCTGTAAAGATCACCAACTGCCCGTATCGAGTGTTGCGCTTGTGGCGGAGGGCGATTAAAAAAATAGTGATTTTTTTTTTTTTTTAATCCAAGGCCCGAACAAAGCAAGTGAAGCGTACACAGAGAAATGTGCAGGCCGTAGGGGTTTCGCAGACCCTGAGAACTGGCATAGCAGACAGCTTCGAAATCAAAAATTGAGGTCGACGAGGGGTTTAACGCCCGCCGAAGTCAACACAGAAGTACCCGTTAATGGTAAGGGTGCGGAGGGCCTCCGGAGTCAAAAGGTTGTGGCATGTACATAGAGATGCATTTGAGAACTTGAGAGATCCATTTATTCCCCTTATGACATTATTATTGAACACTGAAATGCGAGAGACACGAAACGCTGTGGAGACGGGACTGCGCTGGTGCTCAACAATAATTACACCGCATAAGGAAAGCCAAGATCCCCGTAACTGGGGTATTGGCCTATGGTTAAGTGGAAGTCGGATCAAGCATAGTACTCTGGGGTTGGGAAAGCCAACTACATGGGAAAGGTCTTGACGGAAGTACGTAGCTCGCAGAGGACACTCATCCCCAACGCAGAAGATTGGGAATACTATGAGCTACCCGCACTGCGAGGAATAGCCAGAAAAGCAAAACAAGAACCCACGCATCGCTTTCGCGATTTGTCACGGTGTTTAAACGAAACTCACCTGCGTCATGCATTCAGTAAAATGAATAAAAAGGCCGCGAGTGGGGTCGATAATGTCACCTATCAGTATTATCAAAACCATTTTGATGAAAACGTCGATGATCTTATTGTTCGTTTAAAAAGACAAAACTACAAAGCGCGGTTGGTTAAACGGAAACATATCCCCAAATCCCCCGGCAAAACACGCCCCTTGGGATTGCCTGTACTTGAAGATAAGCTGCTTCAAACAACGACGTCGGATATACTTAATGCCATTTATGAGCAAGACTTCCACGAATTCAGCTATGGTTATCGACCAAAGCGTGGATCACGACAATGTGCAGATGACCTGAATGCCAAGCTACAATTTGGTGGTTTTGGTTATGTTGTAGAAGCGGATATTAAAGGCTTCTTCAACCACATTGATCATGATGTTTTACTCGATTTTATGGCACAGCGTATTGATGATAAACGCTTTTTGCGTTTAATCGCCAAGTGGTTAAAAGCGGGTATATTGGAGGAGGACGGTCAGATACATTACCCCGAAGAAGGGACGCCGCAAGGCGGGAGTATCTCACCGATTTTAGCCAATATTTATCTTCATCACGTTATAGATGACTGGTTTGAGCATGTGGTTAAGCCACATTGTGATGGCAATGCAATATTGTGTCGTTATGCAGACGACTTTGTGTGTGCATTTCAATATGCGAGGGATGCTGAGCGATTTTATCGTGTGCTTCCCAAGCGCTTAGAGAAGTACAATTTACAAGTCGCGCCTGAGAAAACGAACCTTATTCGCTTCAGTCGATTTTCACCCACGTTAAAGAACAACTTTACCTTTCTAAGTTACGAGTTTCACTGGCGCTATGACAAGGCCGGTAAGCCTCGTGTATTTAGACGAACCTCACGAAAACGACTACAATCCGTCAAAAATGCGTTGAGTGACTTTATCAAGATGAATCGGCATAAGCGAACGCCGGTGCTTCTAGAGAAGCTCACTCAAAAGCTAAGAGGTCACTACAATTATTTTGGTGTGGTGGGCAATAATGACGATGTGTATGCTGTGTATTTTCATGTGGTGGGTAAGCTGTATAAGTGGTTAAATCGACGTAGTGGTCGCAAGAGTGTAACGTGGGCAAGACTCAAGCGTGTTATGGCATATCGGAACTTTCCAAAGCCGGTGTGTAAAGTGATTCCGAGGGGTAGGGTATGTTGGTAAGTAGGATGACTGTTTTGCACTGCGAGAGCGAGTACGACCGAGGAGCCGGATGCGGGAAAACCGCACGTCCGGATCTGTATGGGGGGCTTTGTGTAAATGAAGTCCCTACCATGACTGAGCACTAAAAATGTCTGAGCACAGTTCAATTTATAATGTAAAGGGTGAGCTGGTTGGGCGTTTCAGGAATGGCGTGGGATGGTCATCGAAAATGGAAAGACTTGGTGAGTACAGCAATGAATTTGTACGTGATAATGAAGGTAATATGATTGCAAAAATTAATGGTAATCATGTGCTAAGTATGAGCAATGAAGAATTGGGATACGTATTGGGTAAAGATATTTTTGTTGGTAACGTTAAGGCTGGTAGTTATATTGGGCTGGCAGAGTCTGCTTCAGCGTCAATAGCTTTGTTATTCAATGCGCTCGGTCCACATGGCTCATAACAAACGCAGTCTGTCGGAACGCCTTTCCGTTCCTTCCTTCGTCACTACAAGGCGTCCGCAGCTGCGGGCGTTAGTTGCCGGTAGATATGAATATTGAGCAAGCAATACAAGAAGCCTTTTTTCCTGATGGTTCCGTCCCAATTGACGATGAATTTATTGAGGAAAATGCTGATATTGCATGGCTAAATGAAAAAATGAGCCTGTTGATTTTGGTGCCTTCTTATATGCTTTGGTGTACACGTAATAGAGACTCTAACGGAAACCTAGTAGTTGATGGTACTGTTAACGCATTAGCAGAATATGGGCGCTCTAAAAAACCAGAAATTGAGCACCTTAGTTTCAAGTTTCTTTGTAATTCCACGCAAAGAGAAGTCGTTCTTAAATTTTTGCAGTGGTGCTTAACTGAAGAGCTACTAGTAAATGAGGAGCAAGTTCAGCGTGCTTGTAAACATTGGGGCTAATAAAAATAAAACTAACCAAGCCAGTCAACCTGACCTCCGTAAACTACCCCCTAAATCCATTTAGTCGTCCGAGTGGTGCTTGATCTCCACGGACGGAGTAAATGCAGGCAGTCGCCAGGAGCAACTTCTGTCCGTGCTCTCACATAAAAAATTACTATTTTTAGAGGTATGCCCTTAAGTCATATTTTCACGATAGGTGTGACGGCTTATACCATGAATTCACAGGAGCAGGCGCTTAAGCTTCGTAAGTTACTTTTCTATGTGTCTAAACCCCCTTAAATAGTAAACCTAACGCTTTATCCACTGCTTAGGCGTAACCCCAAATCGCTTTTTAAAAACTCGCGCAAGCGTAGACGCGTTTTCATAACCAACATGATTAGCAATCAGGCCGACTGGTTTTTGTTTCTTTAATAGTCGCTTGGCCGCATCGAGCCGCAAATCCGTTAAATACTCCATTGGGGCTTTACCAGTGGTCTCTTTAAACAGTTGTGCAAACTTTGAGCGAGACATGGCGACTTCTTGCGCCATGCTATCAACCGTCCAAGCATCCTCTGGTGAAAATTTCAGTTTATCCATAAGAGGATTCAATTTGGGATGAGAGGCGCCGGCAAGAAGGCTGAAGTGTATAACGCCCGTGTCAGTAACGTGGCGAATCAGCTGCACCATAAAAATG
Protein-coding regions in this window:
- the ltrA gene encoding group II intron reverse transcriptase/maturase, with protein sequence MGKVLTEVRSSQRTLIPNAEDWEYYELPALRGIARKAKQEPTHRFRDLSRCLNETHLRHAFSKMNKKAASGVDNVTYQYYQNHFDENVDDLIVRLKRQNYKARLVKRKHIPKSPGKTRPLGLPVLEDKLLQTTTSDILNAIYEQDFHEFSYGYRPKRGSRQCADDLNAKLQFGGFGYVVEADIKGFFNHIDHDVLLDFMAQRIDDKRFLRLIAKWLKAGILEEDGQIHYPEEGTPQGGSISPILANIYLHHVIDDWFEHVVKPHCDGNAILCRYADDFVCAFQYARDAERFYRVLPKRLEKYNLQVAPEKTNLIRFSRFSPTLKNNFTFLSYEFHWRYDKAGKPRVFRRTSRKRLQSVKNALSDFIKMNRHKRTPVLLEKLTQKLRGHYNYFGVVGNNDDVYAVYFHVVGKLYKWLNRRSGRKSVTWARLKRVMAYRNFPKPVCKVIPRGRVCW